One Sodalinema gerasimenkoae IPPAS B-353 DNA segment encodes these proteins:
- a CDS encoding BsuBI/PstI family type II restriction endonuclease, which produces MSQKETSLEAARQIIQCLGLPKQQQNTRSALCLLALLNLHPGKPWSEAKSPLIGITPIMTWIRDNYGQNYAPNPRETIRRQTMHQFLDAGIVLYNPDQPDRPVNSPKAVYQIEPTTLELLRVFDTPEWELKLKTYLGDRETLISRYNKAQQQHKIPVEIASGETIKLSSGDHSQLIRAIIEDFAPRFAPGSVLIYVGDMGDKWRYFNQALLTQLGVTINVHGKMPDVVLHYRQKNWLLLVESVTSHGPVDGKRHNELAELFNRSTAGLVYVTAFPNRAVMSRHLGEIAWETEVWVADSPSHLIHFDGERFLGPHLDA; this is translated from the coding sequence ATGAGCCAAAAAGAGACGTCTCTGGAAGCCGCACGCCAGATTATCCAATGTCTCGGTTTGCCGAAACAACAACAAAATACACGTTCTGCTCTCTGCTTATTAGCGTTGCTCAATCTTCATCCAGGAAAACCTTGGTCTGAGGCAAAATCTCCTTTGATAGGAATTACGCCAATTATGACTTGGATACGGGACAACTATGGCCAAAATTATGCACCCAATCCCCGTGAAACAATTCGCCGTCAGACGATGCACCAGTTTCTTGATGCTGGTATCGTGCTTTATAATCCAGATCAACCGGATCGCCCAGTAAATAGCCCCAAAGCCGTTTATCAAATCGAACCTACTACATTAGAACTGTTACGAGTATTTGACACGCCAGAGTGGGAGCTAAAACTAAAGACATATTTGGGCGATCGCGAGACCCTAATTAGTCGTTATAACAAAGCTCAACAGCAACATAAAATTCCTGTAGAAATTGCATCTGGTGAAACAATTAAACTCAGCTCGGGAGACCATAGCCAGCTTATTCGAGCCATTATCGAAGACTTTGCACCACGATTTGCTCCGGGAAGTGTTCTCATTTATGTCGGTGATATGGGTGATAAGTGGCGATATTTTAATCAAGCTCTCCTAACCCAATTGGGAGTAACAATTAATGTCCATGGCAAAATGCCAGATGTTGTCTTGCACTACAGGCAAAAAAACTGGCTACTACTGGTTGAATCCGTCACCAGCCATGGCCCGGTTGATGGGAAGCGACATAATGAGTTAGCCGAGTTATTTAACCGGTCGACAGCCGGATTGGTCTATGTGACAGCATTTCCCAATCGAGCTGTGATGTCTCGTCACCTAGGGGAGATTGCCTGGGAAACAGAAGTCTGGGTTGCCGATTCGCCTTCTCATTTAATCCACTTTGACGGCGAACGCTTTTTGGGTCCCCACCTGGATGCCTGA
- a CDS encoding 4Fe-4S single cluster domain-containing protein, with product MTSTQPPSQSIPPGFLNIMGYVDESEVNGPGKRAVIWVQGCLRECPGCFNPSSWSFEANQLISIDELVERVTGNALNEGVTFSGGEPFWQAPALAELARRLKGQGLTVMSFSGFTLDELRSPSAPPGASALLEQLDLLIDGPYVETQAIHDPTSLVSSRNQRVRVFNPELQSRLDWASDQMEIHILKDGTRIITGFRGQQGIGQELSP from the coding sequence ATGACTTCAACACAACCTCCAAGCCAATCCATCCCCCCCGGCTTTCTCAACATTATGGGCTATGTGGATGAATCTGAAGTGAATGGCCCCGGTAAACGGGCTGTCATTTGGGTGCAAGGCTGCTTGCGGGAATGTCCAGGCTGTTTTAACCCCAGTTCTTGGTCTTTTGAAGCCAATCAACTCATCTCCATTGATGAATTAGTCGAACGGGTGACTGGCAATGCCTTAAACGAAGGAGTAACATTTTCTGGGGGAGAACCCTTTTGGCAAGCCCCCGCCTTAGCCGAGTTAGCGCGACGCTTGAAAGGCCAAGGCTTAACCGTGATGTCCTTTAGTGGCTTTACCTTGGACGAATTGCGATCGCCCAGCGCTCCTCCAGGAGCCTCGGCCCTACTCGAACAACTGGATTTGCTCATCGATGGCCCCTACGTTGAGACTCAAGCCATCCATGATCCCACCTCCCTTGTCTCCTCCCGCAATCAACGGGTGCGAGTCTTCAACCCGGAACTACAATCTCGCCTCGACTGGGCCAGTGATCAGATGGAAATCCATATTCTCAAAGACGGAACCCGAATTATCACCGGATTTCGTGGACAGCAAGGAATCGGCCAGGAGTTATCGCCCTAA
- the psbA gene encoding photosystem II q(b) protein — translation MTTTLQQQQSASLWERFCSWVTSTDNRLYIGWFGVLMIPTLLTATTCFIIAFIAAPPVDIDGIREPVAGSLLYGNNIISGAVVPSSNAIGLHLYPIWEAASLDEWLYNGGPYQLVILHFLIGVFCYMGREWELSFRLGMRPWICVAYSAPVAAASAVFLIYPIGQGSFSDGMPLGISGTFNFMLVFQAEHNILMHPFHMLGVAGVFGGALFSAMHGSLVTSSLVRETTESESQNYGYKFGQEEETYNIVAAHGYFGRLIFQYASFNNSRSLHFFLGAWPVVGIWFTALGVSTMAFNLNGFNFNQSVLDSQGRVINTWADVINRANLGMEVMHERNAHNFPLDLAATEAPSING, via the coding sequence ATGACAACCACACTCCAACAACAGCAATCCGCCTCCCTTTGGGAACGGTTTTGCAGTTGGGTCACCAGCACCGACAACCGCCTTTACATCGGCTGGTTCGGCGTTCTGATGATCCCCACCCTGCTAACCGCCACCACTTGCTTCATCATCGCCTTCATCGCCGCTCCTCCCGTGGACATCGATGGCATCCGCGAACCGGTAGCTGGTTCCTTACTCTACGGAAACAACATCATCTCTGGTGCGGTTGTTCCCTCTTCCAACGCGATCGGACTTCACCTCTATCCCATCTGGGAAGCAGCTAGCCTCGACGAATGGCTGTACAACGGCGGTCCTTACCAGCTCGTAATCCTTCACTTCCTCATCGGCGTTTTCTGCTACATGGGTCGTGAATGGGAACTGTCTTTCCGTCTGGGAATGCGTCCCTGGATTTGCGTCGCTTACTCCGCTCCCGTAGCCGCAGCTAGCGCCGTCTTTCTGATTTACCCGATTGGTCAAGGTTCATTCTCCGATGGTATGCCTCTGGGTATCTCGGGAACCTTCAACTTCATGTTAGTGTTCCAAGCTGAGCACAACATCCTGATGCACCCCTTCCATATGCTTGGTGTGGCTGGTGTCTTCGGCGGTGCTCTGTTCTCCGCGATGCACGGTTCTCTGGTGACCTCCTCCTTGGTTCGTGAAACCACCGAGAGCGAGTCTCAGAACTACGGTTACAAATTCGGTCAAGAAGAAGAGACCTACAACATTGTTGCTGCTCACGGCTACTTCGGTCGCTTGATCTTCCAATATGCGTCTTTCAACAACAGCCGCTCTCTGCACTTCTTCTTAGGTGCATGGCCGGTGGTTGGAATCTGGTTCACTGCCTTAGGTGTCAGCACCATGGCATTCAACCTCAACGGGTTCAACTTCAACCAGTCCGTGTTGGATAGCCAAGGTCGTGTCATCAACACCTGGGCCGATGTGATTAACCGCGCCAACCTCGGTATGGAAGTGATGCACGAGCGTAATGCTCACAACTTCCCCCTCGATTTGGCAGCTACTGAAGCTCCTTCGATTAACGGCTAG
- a CDS encoding Eco57I restriction-modification methylase domain-containing protein yields MASPVKPLELTPNAQPRSANQSQFSQFFTSPEIAQFMAGLFTPTSTKTCHLLDAGAGVGSLSAAFLNRTRKLGLETIELDAFEIDSSLHSQLSETLASYQTHLNFKVHLHTQDFIHAASDWLSGNLFAQPLPRYDYVILNPPYQKIRSNSSHRKALRQVGIETVNLYSAFIALSLLLLGDRGQLVAIAPRSFCNGPYYRPFRKLLLQQAAIRQIHLFESRRQAFKKDNVLQENIILHVERGLQQGDVIISTSTDGKFNDLTQRDYPFKQVVSSSDPEHFIHIPTPHESHPSSLSSKFCYSLGDLGIHVSTGPVVDFRLKPHLRQMPDSKTVPLLYPLHIQDSQITWPQPQSKKPNAIALNSETQKWLYPQGFYCVVRRFSSKEEKWRIVASLVDPNRLQNLLFFGFENHLNVFHKKKQGLPPTLARGLMVLLNSTLIDQQFRRFSGHTQVNVTDLKQMRYPSLEVIIDLGYWSEGYKQLTQGAIDTQLATLLQ; encoded by the coding sequence TTGGCATCTCCGGTCAAACCACTTGAACTAACCCCCAACGCACAGCCGAGGTCAGCCAATCAATCTCAATTTAGTCAATTCTTCACCTCACCCGAAATTGCCCAGTTCATGGCGGGACTGTTCACCCCAACTTCAACGAAAACCTGTCATCTACTTGATGCTGGGGCCGGTGTGGGGTCTCTTTCGGCGGCTTTCCTGAATCGCACTCGTAAGTTAGGGTTAGAAACGATTGAACTGGATGCCTTTGAAATTGATTCGTCGTTGCATTCTCAGCTCAGCGAAACTCTGGCTTCCTATCAAACACACCTCAATTTTAAGGTCCATCTCCATACCCAGGACTTCATCCACGCTGCCAGCGATTGGCTGTCTGGGAATTTGTTTGCCCAACCCCTACCCCGCTATGACTACGTCATTCTCAATCCTCCTTATCAAAAGATTCGCAGTAATTCTTCTCATCGTAAAGCTTTGCGACAGGTAGGAATTGAGACGGTTAACCTTTACTCTGCCTTTATTGCTCTCTCTTTATTACTATTGGGCGATCGCGGACAACTGGTGGCGATCGCCCCTCGCAGTTTTTGTAATGGCCCTTACTATCGGCCGTTTCGTAAACTATTACTCCAACAGGCAGCCATTCGACAGATTCATTTATTTGAATCCCGTCGCCAAGCTTTCAAAAAAGATAATGTTTTACAGGAAAATATTATTCTGCACGTTGAACGGGGACTTCAACAAGGAGATGTCATTATTTCGACCTCAACCGATGGTAAATTTAATGACCTAACCCAGCGGGACTATCCCTTTAAGCAAGTTGTCTCTTCATCAGATCCAGAACATTTTATTCATATTCCGACCCCCCATGAGAGTCACCCGAGTTCCCTAAGCTCAAAATTTTGTTACTCTCTGGGCGATCTTGGCATTCATGTCTCAACTGGCCCCGTGGTGGATTTTCGCCTTAAACCCCACTTACGCCAGATGCCGGATTCAAAAACAGTTCCTCTCCTTTACCCACTTCATATTCAAGATAGTCAGATAACCTGGCCTCAACCTCAGAGTAAAAAACCCAATGCGATCGCTCTCAATTCTGAAACTCAAAAATGGCTTTATCCCCAAGGATTTTATTGTGTAGTCCGTCGGTTTTCATCAAAAGAAGAAAAGTGGCGTATTGTAGCCAGTCTTGTTGACCCGAATCGGCTGCAAAATCTCCTATTTTTTGGATTTGAAAATCACTTAAATGTATTTCATAAAAAAAAGCAAGGATTGCCTCCAACCTTAGCTCGTGGCTTAATGGTTCTCCTGAATAGTACCCTAATTGACCAACAATTTAGGCGTTTTAGCGGTCATACACAGGTGAACGTCACAGACCTCAAACAGATGCGCTATCCCAGTTTAGAAGTTATTATTGATTTGGGATACTGGTCTGAGGGATATAAGCAACTAACGCAAGGGGCGATCGATACCCAACTAGCCACATTATTACAATGA
- a CDS encoding TetR/AcrR family transcriptional regulator, producing MKTMLHPTRTPEAETRTRILASARRLFAHQGFEGTTTRALARAAGVAEGTLFRHFDNKKAILVEVATQGWVELLTDLLTELSEMGSYKSVSQVIQRRLFHLRENADLMRVCFLEAQFHPELRDRIQEDAIAKMMDVAEAFVETGIERGIYRPMNPRLVAKVFLGIFAISGFSYQTLMEGNPSPEAMKEIADGLADIFLNGVLVKDA from the coding sequence ATGAAGACAATGCTCCACCCGACCCGCACCCCAGAGGCGGAAACCCGCACGCGAATTTTAGCATCGGCTCGTCGGTTGTTTGCCCATCAAGGGTTTGAGGGCACCACCACCCGCGCCCTGGCCCGGGCCGCTGGGGTGGCCGAGGGAACCCTCTTCCGACATTTTGACAACAAAAAGGCCATTTTGGTGGAAGTGGCCACTCAAGGTTGGGTGGAACTGCTGACGGATTTACTGACGGAACTGAGTGAGATGGGGAGTTACAAGTCCGTCTCACAGGTGATTCAGCGTCGCTTGTTCCATCTCCGGGAAAATGCCGATTTGATGCGAGTCTGCTTTTTGGAGGCTCAGTTTCACCCGGAACTGCGCGATCGCATTCAAGAGGATGCGATCGCCAAAATGATGGATGTGGCGGAAGCGTTTGTGGAAACGGGGATAGAACGGGGGATTTATCGCCCCATGAACCCCCGCTTAGTGGCGAAGGTGTTTCTGGGCATTTTTGCCATCTCTGGGTTTAGCTATCAAACCCTCATGGAAGGGAATCCCTCTCCAGAAGCAATGAAAGAGATTGCTGATGGACTAGCGGATATTTTCCTGAATGGGGTTCTGGTGAAGGATGCTTAG
- a CDS encoding M16 family metallopeptidase: MSEPSQTPFWNHLRPYLALLFLVGLLISQLLQAPPSVAATPRHYRDLDFPPLPEVQLPEYEQFQLDNGLKVYLMEDHTLPLVSGVGLIKTGSRVEPAAKVGLASLTGALMRAGGTVNYPPERLNRELEQKAASVEASIGTSNGTLRFDALSSDLESVFNLFVDVLREPAFDPQQLALLKNQARGNIARRNDEPGSIANREFQKLIYGEQSPYARTMEYDTLDAIEREDIQDFYQASVQPDRLILGLVGDFDSSQMKRRIEETLGDWQATASSLADPSSSLSEISQAETEGVFMVDRPELTQSYVELGHLGGVRNDPDYPVLGVMNNVLSGFGGRLFNEVRSRQGLAYSVYGFWGAQYDYPGVFRAGGQTRSEATVPFIQAVRQELDRIRREPITPEELQFAQDSTLNSFVFNFASRAQTLSRLLTYDYYDYPTDFLFRYQDAVRETTVEDILRVAQTYLDPEQLVTLVVGNRDAIEPPLDAIAPQDQITFIDVTIPEPS; encoded by the coding sequence ATGTCTGAGCCGTCCCAAACTCCCTTCTGGAACCATCTGCGCCCCTACTTGGCCTTACTCTTTCTCGTGGGGCTACTGATTAGCCAATTGTTACAAGCTCCCCCTTCCGTAGCCGCCACGCCGCGACATTACAGAGATTTAGACTTTCCCCCCCTGCCAGAAGTCCAACTCCCGGAGTATGAGCAATTTCAACTCGATAATGGTCTAAAGGTTTATCTGATGGAAGATCATACGCTGCCGTTAGTCTCCGGCGTGGGCCTGATTAAAACCGGCAGTCGCGTTGAACCCGCCGCTAAAGTAGGGTTAGCCAGCCTCACCGGGGCCCTAATGCGCGCTGGAGGAACCGTCAATTATCCCCCCGAGCGGCTGAATCGGGAGTTAGAACAAAAAGCTGCCTCCGTGGAAGCCTCCATTGGCACCAGTAACGGAACCCTGCGCTTTGATGCCCTCAGCTCTGATTTAGAGAGCGTCTTTAATCTCTTTGTGGATGTATTGCGCGAGCCGGCCTTTGACCCCCAACAGTTGGCCCTACTGAAAAACCAAGCGCGGGGGAACATTGCTCGACGTAATGATGAACCCGGTAGCATTGCCAATCGTGAGTTTCAGAAACTGATTTATGGTGAGCAAAGTCCCTATGCTCGGACCATGGAATATGACACCCTCGATGCCATTGAACGAGAGGATATTCAGGATTTCTATCAAGCCTCCGTGCAACCCGATCGCCTAATTCTGGGCTTGGTGGGTGACTTTGACTCTAGCCAGATGAAACGCCGAATTGAGGAAACCCTAGGAGATTGGCAAGCCACAGCCTCCTCCTTAGCCGATCCCTCTTCCTCCTTGTCGGAGATTTCCCAAGCTGAGACTGAGGGAGTGTTTATGGTCGATCGCCCGGAGTTAACCCAAAGTTATGTGGAACTCGGCCATCTCGGGGGAGTCCGCAATGACCCAGATTATCCAGTTTTGGGGGTGATGAACAATGTTCTGAGTGGTTTTGGTGGGCGGCTCTTTAACGAAGTGCGATCGCGCCAAGGGTTAGCCTACTCGGTCTATGGCTTTTGGGGTGCGCAATATGACTATCCGGGAGTGTTTCGGGCCGGGGGACAAACCCGCTCAGAGGCAACGGTTCCCTTTATTCAAGCAGTGCGACAGGAACTCGATCGCATTCGCCGAGAACCCATTACCCCAGAAGAATTACAGTTTGCCCAGGATTCTACCCTGAACTCCTTTGTCTTTAACTTTGCCAGCCGTGCCCAAACCCTCTCGCGCCTTTTAACCTACGACTATTACGACTACCCCACAGACTTTCTCTTCCGCTACCAAGACGCTGTCAGAGAGACCACCGTTGAGGATATATTGCGAGTGGCGCAAACCTATCTTGACCCTGAGCAGTTGGTCACCCTGGTGGTAGGCAATCGTGACGCCATTGAACCTCCCCTGGATGCGATTGCCCCTCAGGATCAGATCACCTTTATTGATGTCACCATTCCTGAACCGAGTTAA
- a CDS encoding (2Fe-2S) ferredoxin domain-containing protein, producing the protein MSSSKRQFHLVGRVLGVSSNNKGQIKALNLLNDEGTHRIKLSSSLRSQPWTLELGTWISVQGTEKYKSKTNQVKRKAKQIQPHPGLRQLSKPGSGDPCPALEIKGPQSLENPPDSNAVKAPAGKILVCQKSKCRKRAGADLCKLLKQSLDEQGLADSIQVQGTGCLKRCKSAPNLVVLPKKARHSNIKPQEIPALLEEHFG; encoded by the coding sequence ATGAGTTCCTCTAAACGCCAATTCCATCTTGTCGGACGAGTCCTCGGTGTCAGCAGCAATAACAAAGGCCAAATCAAAGCCTTGAACCTTCTCAACGACGAAGGAACCCACCGGATTAAACTCAGTTCCTCCCTGCGATCGCAACCCTGGACCCTAGAACTGGGAACCTGGATTTCCGTGCAAGGGACCGAGAAATACAAATCCAAAACCAACCAAGTTAAGCGAAAAGCCAAGCAAATCCAGCCCCATCCAGGATTGCGGCAACTCAGCAAACCCGGATCCGGAGACCCATGTCCCGCCCTGGAGATCAAAGGTCCTCAATCCTTAGAGAACCCACCGGACAGCAACGCCGTTAAAGCCCCCGCTGGAAAAATTCTCGTCTGTCAAAAATCCAAATGTCGCAAACGGGCCGGCGCCGATCTCTGTAAACTTCTCAAACAGAGCCTCGACGAGCAGGGACTGGCCGATTCCATCCAAGTCCAAGGAACCGGCTGTCTCAAACGCTGCAAATCTGCACCGAACCTGGTGGTCTTACCCAAAAAAGCACGGCACAGCAACATCAAACCCCAAGAAATCCCAGCCTTGCTAGAAGAGCATTTCGGCTAA
- the aroA gene encoding 3-phosphoshikimate 1-carboxyvinyltransferase, with translation MSSPIVTVKTDQERQDLVIIPPTSGVALSGKINVPGDKSISHRSLMLGAIAEGETTIEGLLLGDDPQSTAACFRQMGADISDLSGPTVRVRGLGIGNLQEPNDVLNAGNSGTTLRLMLGLLASQPGRFFAVTGDKSLRSRPMSRVVTPLEQMGAKIWGREAGQLAPLAISGRHLQPIHYHSPVASAQVKSCILLAGLSTEGETSVSEPVLSRDHSERMLRAFGAKIQVDPSCHRVTVTGPATLKGQSVVVPGDISSAAFWLVAAAILPGSDLRVENVGVNPTRTGILEALQQMEADLTLENQREVAGEPVADIRVRSSQLKACEIGGSLIPRLIDEVPILAVAATMAEGTTVIRDAEELRVKESDRLLAMARELGKLGANVSERPDGLEITGGGPLKGETRRKRQRTS, from the coding sequence ATGTCTTCCCCTATCGTAACAGTCAAAACCGATCAAGAGCGTCAAGATTTAGTTATTATTCCCCCAACATCAGGGGTTGCCCTATCGGGAAAGATTAACGTCCCTGGGGATAAATCCATTTCTCATCGATCCCTAATGTTGGGGGCGATCGCCGAAGGGGAAACAACCATTGAAGGCCTACTACTCGGAGATGACCCCCAAAGTACCGCCGCCTGTTTTCGTCAGATGGGGGCGGACATTTCTGACCTCTCGGGCCCAACTGTTCGCGTTCGCGGTTTGGGCATCGGCAATCTCCAAGAACCGAACGATGTCCTCAACGCCGGCAACTCAGGAACCACCCTGCGCCTCATGTTAGGCCTGTTAGCCTCTCAACCCGGACGCTTTTTTGCCGTCACTGGGGATAAGTCCCTGCGATCGCGCCCCATGTCCCGAGTGGTCACCCCTCTCGAACAAATGGGGGCCAAGATTTGGGGGCGAGAGGCTGGCCAACTGGCCCCCCTCGCCATTTCCGGCCGTCATCTCCAACCCATTCATTACCACTCCCCCGTCGCCTCAGCTCAAGTGAAATCCTGCATTCTCCTGGCTGGACTCAGTACGGAAGGGGAAACCAGCGTCAGCGAACCGGTCCTCTCCCGAGATCACAGTGAACGGATGTTGCGAGCCTTTGGGGCCAAGATTCAGGTTGACCCGAGTTGTCACCGCGTCACGGTCACCGGCCCGGCGACTCTTAAGGGACAATCTGTTGTGGTTCCCGGTGATATCAGTTCGGCGGCCTTTTGGTTAGTCGCCGCTGCCATTCTCCCGGGTTCGGATTTGCGGGTGGAAAATGTCGGGGTGAATCCCACCCGTACTGGGATTTTAGAGGCCTTACAACAGATGGAGGCAGATCTCACCCTAGAGAATCAGCGTGAAGTTGCCGGAGAACCCGTCGCCGATATCCGAGTCCGCAGTTCTCAACTCAAGGCCTGCGAAATTGGGGGATCTTTGATTCCCCGCCTGATTGATGAAGTGCCCATTCTGGCAGTGGCGGCCACCATGGCCGAGGGAACCACGGTGATTCGCGATGCGGAGGAATTACGAGTGAAGGAAAGCGATCGCCTCTTGGCCATGGCCCGGGAACTCGGGAAACTCGGCGCAAACGTCAGCGAACGTCCTGATGGCCTGGAGATTACTGGGGGGGGTCCCCTCAAAGGAGAAACTCGGCGCAAACGTCAGCGAACGTCCTGA
- a CDS encoding M16 family metallopeptidase, whose product MFTFPHRLQTHPSTAAIKPPRPGRAIALLLIPLLLALTLIPAPSWADSIKPYLDRTQAQIREFTLDNGMKFIVLERHEAPVISFMTYADAGGANEPPDKTGVAHFLEHLAFKGTPRIGTKDYEAEAPLLQQLDELHEQIRQARTAGDDAQVQELEADFRAIQQQASEYVIQNEFGQIVEQYGGVGLNATTSADATRYFYSFPANKLELWMSLESERFLEPVFREFYEEQEVILEERRLGTDNSAIGSLVEEFLLTAFSVHPYRQPVIGHEADIRNLTPQDTWEFYETYYVPNNLTVAIVGDVELSQVQELAQIYFGRYEPGPSPPDVTEVEPPQRETRDVEVRFPSQPWYLEGYHRPARTHPDNATYELLVALLSDGRTSRLYQSLVEQEQIALTAQGLNGFPGDKFPNLVLFYALTAPNHSLDDVQTALRREIEQIKQQTVASEDLERVKTQAKARLVRSLNSNSGMASLLAEYQAKTGDWRNLFREIEAIDAVTANDIRRVARETFRPENRTIGKLLPS is encoded by the coding sequence ATGTTCACGTTTCCCCACCGGTTGCAAACCCATCCGAGCACCGCTGCCATCAAGCCTCCTCGTCCCGGGCGGGCGATCGCCCTTCTTCTCATCCCCCTTCTCTTGGCGTTAACCCTGATCCCCGCTCCGAGTTGGGCCGATTCTATTAAACCCTACCTCGATCGCACCCAAGCCCAAATCCGTGAATTCACCCTAGACAATGGGATGAAATTCATTGTCTTAGAACGCCATGAGGCTCCCGTCATCTCCTTTATGACCTATGCCGATGCCGGTGGGGCCAACGAACCCCCCGATAAAACCGGTGTCGCTCACTTTCTCGAACATTTAGCCTTCAAAGGAACCCCCCGCATCGGCACCAAAGACTATGAGGCCGAAGCCCCCCTGCTACAACAGCTTGATGAACTCCATGAGCAAATCCGCCAGGCCCGGACCGCCGGCGACGACGCCCAAGTTCAGGAACTCGAAGCAGACTTCCGAGCCATCCAACAACAGGCCTCAGAGTACGTCATTCAGAATGAATTTGGTCAAATCGTCGAGCAATATGGCGGCGTCGGCCTCAACGCCACCACCTCCGCTGATGCCACTCGCTACTTCTATAGCTTCCCCGCCAACAAACTCGAACTCTGGATGTCCCTCGAATCGGAACGCTTCCTAGAACCAGTGTTTCGAGAATTCTATGAAGAACAAGAGGTCATCCTAGAAGAACGTCGTCTGGGAACCGACAATTCCGCCATCGGCAGTCTCGTAGAAGAATTTCTCCTCACCGCCTTCTCCGTTCATCCCTACCGCCAACCGGTGATTGGCCATGAAGCCGATATCCGCAACCTCACCCCCCAAGACACATGGGAGTTCTACGAAACCTACTACGTTCCCAACAACCTCACCGTAGCCATTGTCGGCGATGTCGAACTCTCCCAAGTTCAGGAGTTGGCCCAAATCTATTTTGGTCGCTATGAGCCAGGGCCTAGCCCTCCAGATGTCACCGAAGTTGAACCCCCTCAACGGGAAACTCGGGATGTAGAAGTGCGCTTTCCCAGTCAACCCTGGTACTTAGAAGGCTATCACCGTCCCGCCCGTACCCATCCCGACAACGCCACCTATGAGTTGCTCGTCGCCCTCCTCAGCGATGGCCGCACCTCCCGACTCTATCAATCCCTGGTAGAACAAGAACAAATCGCCCTCACTGCCCAAGGCCTCAATGGCTTTCCCGGTGATAAATTCCCGAATCTCGTGCTGTTCTATGCCCTCACCGCTCCCAACCATAGTCTAGACGACGTGCAAACGGCCCTGCGTCGGGAAATTGAGCAGATAAAACAACAGACTGTCGCCTCTGAGGACTTGGAGCGGGTGAAAACCCAAGCCAAAGCCCGTTTAGTGCGATCGCTCAACTCCAATTCCGGCATGGCCAGTCTCCTGGCCGAATACCAAGCCAAAACCGGCGACTGGCGTAACCTCTTTCGGGAAATCGAAGCCATCGATGCCGTCACCGCCAACGATATTCGCCGTGTTGCCCGAGAAACCTTCCGGCCAGAAAATCGTACCATTGGCAAATTGCTCCCCTCCTAG